A portion of the Brevundimonas pondensis genome contains these proteins:
- a CDS encoding MFS transporter, with protein MTDADILPPAASKRRILFASLIGTTIEFFDFYIYATAAVLVFPALFFPGEDATTAMLSSFATFSIAFFARPVGAVVFGHFGDKVGRKATLVAALMTMGLSTVAIGLLPTWHSVGVIAPLLLALCRFGQGLGLGGEWGGAVLLATENAPPGKKAWYGMFPQLGAPIGFILSTLSFIILTAALPNEQFLAWGWRIPFIASSLLVFVGLWVRLRITETPAFKTAIDKAERVETPILTLLARHKFALLTGTLAGMATFVLFYLMTVFALGWGTTAMGYTREQFLPIQLLGVCFFGLFIPLAALAADRWGQGRTLLVTSIAIALFGLALAPLFGSGGLAGVVAFFIIGFSLMGCTYGPLGAALARPFPTAVRYTGASMTFNLAGILGASLAPFAATWLAGRYGLQAVGAYLAVAAVLTILALLGMGRIRTDGEI; from the coding sequence TTGACCGACGCTGATATCTTACCGCCTGCCGCCTCCAAGCGGAGAATTCTGTTCGCCAGCCTGATCGGCACGACGATCGAGTTCTTTGACTTCTACATCTACGCCACGGCGGCGGTGCTGGTGTTTCCGGCCTTGTTCTTTCCGGGCGAGGACGCGACGACGGCCATGCTGTCGTCCTTCGCGACCTTCTCCATCGCCTTCTTCGCGCGGCCCGTGGGCGCCGTCGTCTTCGGCCACTTCGGCGACAAGGTGGGGCGCAAGGCGACCCTGGTCGCGGCCCTGATGACCATGGGGCTGTCGACGGTGGCGATCGGCCTGCTGCCGACCTGGCATTCCGTCGGCGTGATCGCGCCCTTGCTGCTGGCCCTGTGCCGGTTCGGTCAGGGCCTGGGGCTGGGCGGCGAGTGGGGTGGCGCCGTGCTGCTGGCGACCGAGAACGCGCCGCCGGGCAAGAAGGCCTGGTACGGCATGTTCCCGCAACTGGGCGCGCCGATAGGCTTCATCCTGTCGACCCTGAGTTTCATCATCCTGACGGCGGCCCTGCCGAACGAACAGTTCCTGGCCTGGGGCTGGCGCATTCCCTTCATCGCCAGTTCGCTGCTGGTCTTCGTTGGCCTTTGGGTCCGGCTGCGGATTACCGAGACGCCCGCGTTCAAGACCGCCATCGACAAGGCTGAGCGGGTCGAGACGCCGATCCTGACCCTGCTGGCGCGGCACAAGTTCGCCCTGCTGACGGGGACGCTGGCGGGGATGGCGACCTTTGTCCTCTTCTACCTGATGACGGTCTTCGCCCTGGGATGGGGGACGACAGCGATGGGCTATACCCGCGAGCAGTTCCTGCCGATCCAACTTCTGGGCGTCTGCTTCTTCGGCCTGTTCATTCCGCTGGCGGCGCTGGCGGCGGATCGCTGGGGGCAGGGGCGGACCCTGCTGGTCACGTCTATCGCCATCGCCCTGTTCGGGCTGGCGCTGGCGCCCTTGTTCGGCAGCGGCGGATTGGCCGGCGTCGTGGCCTTCTTCATCATCGGCTTCAGCCTGATGGGCTGTACCTATGGCCCGCTGGGCGCGGCGCTGGCGCGGCCCTTCCCGACGGCGGTGCGCTATACGGGCGCGTCGATGACCTTCAATCTGGCGGGGATTCTGGGGGCGTCTCTGGCGCCGTTCGCGGCGACCTGGCTGGCGGGGCGTTACGGCTTGCAGGCCGTGGGCGCCTATCTGGCCGTCGCCGCCGTCCTGACCATCCTGGCCCTGCTGGGTATGGGACGGATCAGGACGGACGGGGAGA
- the hrpB gene encoding ATP-dependent helicase HrpB, which produces MLPIHAVLEPLKAAMSTTTAVVLAAPPGAGKTTVVPLALLDQAWLGDQKVLVLEPRRLAARAAADRMAATLGQKAGGTVGYRTRLQSRIGPETRIEVITEGVFTRMILDDPGLEGVGAVLFDEFHERSLDADLGLALARESQSVLRDDMRLLVMSATLDIAGVSRLLNGAPVIEAEGRMFPVETLYLGRNTAERFEDAVARAVMLALGEQTGSVLVFLPGQGEIHRTVQRLNERLRDPSVDVVALYGALDKGEQDRAIEPAPSGRRKVVLATSVAETSLTIEGVRVVIDGGLSRVPRFEPSSGLTRLATVKVSRSSAEQRRGRAGRVEPGVCYRLWDEEQTRGLVPHQRPEIQEADLTAFALDLARWGAKSVEGLALLDPPPAGALAEARKVLTRLGALDAKGDLTAHGRRLTRIPLPPRLAHMVAVASDQDDALSGAKIAAVLSEPGLGGNAVDLHDRLKGMERDRSPRARDAMKLAERWARAAGGGAGGEADAGLLLAEAFPERIARARGKPGEVLLASGRGAFLDPTEHMAREPWLAVAELGGGDARDRIRLAAALDATTLEADLAHRIEVEDRLAREPSGKPVIRRIRRVGALVLDEKVVGAPDRATMTAALKSEVEAGGLSALNWGEQAGALRARLAFLHGLDANWPDVSDEGLLALREDWLWPLLDGARSLGDIGDGKLAEALRGLIPWDLQRKLDELGPPRLATPLGSASIDYAAEGGPRVEIRVQELFGVKTHPMVGGGRVPLTLSLLSPARRPVQVTRDLPGFWAGSWAAVRSEMRGRYPRHPWPEDPANAAPTSRAKPRGT; this is translated from the coding sequence GTGCTGGTGCTGGAGCCGCGAAGACTGGCGGCGCGGGCGGCGGCGGACCGGATGGCGGCGACGCTGGGCCAGAAGGCGGGCGGCACGGTGGGCTATCGCACCCGTCTGCAAAGCCGGATCGGGCCTGAGACGCGGATCGAGGTCATCACCGAGGGCGTCTTCACGCGGATGATTCTCGACGATCCGGGGCTGGAAGGCGTCGGCGCGGTCCTGTTCGACGAATTCCACGAACGCAGTCTGGACGCCGACCTGGGGCTGGCGTTGGCGCGCGAGAGCCAGTCGGTGCTGCGCGACGACATGCGGCTGCTGGTCATGTCGGCGACGCTGGATATCGCGGGGGTGTCCAGACTTCTCAACGGCGCCCCCGTCATCGAGGCCGAGGGGCGGATGTTCCCGGTCGAGACCCTCTATCTGGGCCGCAACACCGCCGAGCGATTCGAGGACGCCGTGGCGCGGGCGGTGATGCTGGCGCTGGGCGAGCAGACGGGGTCGGTGCTGGTCTTCCTGCCGGGGCAGGGCGAGATCCACCGCACGGTCCAGCGACTGAACGAGCGGCTGCGCGATCCGTCGGTCGATGTGGTCGCCCTCTACGGCGCGCTGGACAAGGGCGAGCAGGACCGGGCCATCGAGCCAGCCCCGTCGGGACGGCGCAAGGTGGTGCTGGCGACCTCGGTGGCGGAAACCAGCCTGACGATCGAGGGCGTGCGGGTGGTGATCGATGGGGGGCTGTCGCGCGTGCCGCGGTTCGAGCCGTCCAGCGGTCTGACCCGACTGGCCACGGTCAAGGTCAGCCGCTCGTCGGCCGAGCAGAGGCGGGGTCGCGCGGGGCGGGTCGAGCCGGGGGTCTGCTATCGCCTGTGGGACGAGGAACAGACGCGCGGTCTGGTGCCGCATCAGCGGCCGGAAATTCAGGAAGCCGATCTGACCGCCTTTGCGCTGGATCTGGCGCGATGGGGAGCGAAGTCGGTCGAGGGCTTGGCCCTGCTGGACCCGCCGCCGGCCGGGGCTCTGGCCGAGGCGAGGAAGGTGCTGACCCGCTTGGGGGCGCTGGACGCCAAGGGCGACCTGACGGCGCACGGGCGGCGGCTGACCCGGATTCCTCTGCCGCCGCGCCTGGCGCATATGGTCGCCGTGGCCTCGGATCAGGATGACGCCCTGAGTGGGGCGAAGATCGCGGCGGTGCTGAGCGAGCCGGGGCTGGGCGGGAACGCTGTCGACCTGCACGACCGTTTGAAGGGGATGGAGCGGGACCGTTCGCCTAGGGCGCGGGACGCCATGAAGTTGGCCGAGCGCTGGGCGCGGGCGGCGGGCGGCGGGGCTGGCGGAGAGGCGGATGCGGGCCTGTTGCTGGCCGAGGCCTTCCCCGAGCGGATCGCGCGGGCGCGGGGCAAGCCGGGCGAGGTGCTGCTGGCCTCGGGGCGCGGGGCCTTCCTCGATCCGACCGAGCACATGGCGCGCGAGCCCTGGCTGGCGGTGGCGGAACTGGGCGGCGGGGATGCGCGCGACCGTATCCGGCTGGCGGCGGCGTTGGACGCGACGACGCTGGAGGCCGATCTGGCGCACCGGATCGAGGTCGAGGACCGGCTGGCGCGAGAGCCGTCGGGCAAGCCGGTGATCCGCCGCATCCGGCGCGTCGGCGCCCTGGTGCTGGACGAAAAGGTCGTCGGCGCGCCGGATCGGGCGACCATGACGGCGGCGCTGAAATCCGAGGTCGAGGCGGGCGGGTTGTCGGCGCTGAACTGGGGCGAGCAGGCGGGGGCGCTGCGGGCGCGGCTGGCCTTCCTGCACGGCCTGGACGCCAACTGGCCCGACGTGTCGGACGAGGGCTTGCTGGCGCTGCGCGAAGACTGGCTGTGGCCGCTGCTGGACGGGGCGCGGTCGCTGGGCGACATCGGCGACGGCAAGCTGGCCGAGGCCCTGCGCGGTCTGATCCCGTGGGATTTGCAGCGCAAGCTGGATGAACTGGGGCCGCCGCGACTGGCCACGCCGCTGGGTTCGGCCTCCATCGACTACGCCGCCGAGGGCGGGCCGCGCGTCGAGATCCGGGTGCAGGAGCTGTTCGGGGTGAAGACGCATCCGATGGTCGGCGGCGGTCGGGTTCCGCTGACGCTTAGCCTGCTGTCGCCCGCACGAAGGCCGGTGCAGGTGACGAGGGACCTGCCGGGCTTCTGGGCCGGATCATGGGCGGCGGTGCGTAGCGAGATGCGGGGGAGATATCCGCGTCACCCGTGGCCGGAAGATCCTGCCAATGCCGCCCCGACCAGCCGGGCCAAGCCGCGCGGCACCTAA